The window ATGGTTGTGCGCGGCGCAGATGCTCAACGCTTGAATATTGCCACACTTTCGCAAGCCGCTAAATATACACCCCAATGGCAAGCCGGCTTCGGTTACGAATTTATTGAGCGAGAGGATGGATTTCCGGGATTAGCTAAAACTTACGGGTTAAAATTTGAAAAATCTCCCAAAATTATGGATTTGGGGTTAATGTATCGAGCGTTAGTCGAGAAAAAGGTCGATATGGTTGCCGGCAACTCAACAGATGGTCAAATTGCCACGTTAAATTTAGTAATTCTCAAGGATGATAAGCAATATTTTCCTCCTTACGAAGCCGTGCCAATTGTCCGCAAGGAAACTTTAAGAAAACACCCCAAATTACGCGAAGCATTCAAGGCATTGGGAGGAATCATCACTGCCAAGGAAATGCAGCAAATGAACTATCAAGTCGATGGAGAATTTCGCAAAGTCGAAGAAGTCGTGCGTGATTTTTTACAAGCAAAAGGATTATTAAGCCGCCAGCAAAACAGATAAACACAGATAGCTAAATTCTATCTTTATCTGTGTTTATCTGTGGACGCAGGTGGAACTTGGATGACGAGCGCAGCACATTCAAGTTTCACCTGCGGAATCTGTGGTTAAAAAATCTTTCCTCTATCCAAACTCCTCTGGATTAACTCCCATTTCTAACAGCTTTTGCCGTAAACGTTCCGCTTTTGCTTCAGCATTTTCTGCTCGTTGGCGTTCCGCCTCTGCGCGTTGGCGTTCTTGCACTTCCGCTTCTTCTGGAGTGGGAACCAGTTCTCTCTCTGGGGTAAAAAACCGCAACTGTTCTTCTAAAATACCTAAATACAATTGCAATTCCTCACTCCAAAGCCATTCCCGCTCATTTGGCTCAATCTCTTCATAGCGACGGTAGATGAGCTTAAACCCCTTGAATTCTAATTTATAAGGGTCAAACCAAAAATATTCAGGAGTGCGAAAAATATCTTGGTAAAGCTGTTTTTTTAACCCTCGGTCAGTTTGAGCCGTACTATCAGAAAGAATTTCTAGAATTAAGTTAGGATACTTGCCGTCTTCTTCCCAAACAACCCAACTTTTGCGCTCTTTGCGTTCGGTGTTTAAAACAACAAAAAAATCTGGCCCCCGCACGTCTTCTGATTTACGTTGCCGGGTGCTGTAGTAAATACTCATGTTTCCGCCGGCAAAGAAATCCTGCCGGCTGCCCCACAACCGTTCTAAGCAGGTTAATAGTAGAATTAATTGTTTCAGATGCCGGTAAGTTTCCAATTGTGGTTCCTCACTCAGTAAATCGCCGGCTGGAAACACTGGAATCTCAGATGGA of the Microcoleus sp. FACHB-68 genome contains:
- a CDS encoding glycine betaine ABC transporter substrate-binding protein, translating into MKRLLCFAFCILTFACIVAGCNTNKAGGGGGDIVIGSKNFTEQVILGELVAQQIEAKTGLKVERKLNLGGTGICHEGVKSGQLDAYIEYTGTAFTSILKEKTISNPKAVYKQVKQQYASKFELEVTEPLGFENTFAMVVRGADAQRLNIATLSQAAKYTPQWQAGFGYEFIEREDGFPGLAKTYGLKFEKSPKIMDLGLMYRALVEKKVDMVAGNSTDGQIATLNLVILKDDKQYFPPYEAVPIVRKETLRKHPKLREAFKALGGIITAKEMQQMNYQVDGEFRKVEEVVRDFLQAKGLLSRQQNR
- a CDS encoding Uma2 family endonuclease, yielding MVESTPSEIPVFPAGDLLSEEPQLETYRHLKQLILLLTCLERLWGSRQDFFAGGNMSIYYSTRQRKSEDVRGPDFFVVLNTERKERKSWVVWEEDGKYPNLILEILSDSTAQTDRGLKKQLYQDIFRTPEYFWFDPYKLEFKGFKLIYRRYEEIEPNEREWLWSEELQLYLGILEEQLRFFTPERELVPTPEEAEVQERQRAEAERQRAENAEAKAERLRQKLLEMGVNPEEFG